A single Gemmatimonas sp. UBA7669 DNA region contains:
- a CDS encoding (Fe-S)-binding protein codes for MTLANGVFAVILAGALAVFARQAQRLVRWLKLAKPEDRTDHPDIRTKNFLLIGLAQSKILREPLGGMMHALVFWGFCVLGLGTVEIMIQGLYTPFTWDVILPRLLYVPYVFSQEIFAVFVLLPVGYLLYRRLVIKPRRFTVDAVHSGEAVLILSVIATLMVTLLLVFVGDAKQPGADMGGRVITSMLLPLFGGMSAETAHTMARVSWWIHALGILWFLNHLPKSKHLHVLSSLINVWFSNTSGPGRVGAMRPMDLEAEDAEQFGASDIEHLTWKNLLDGYSCTECGRCTASCPANLTGKLLSPRMIVVKTRARLTEKASVLDAVAESGGTATEEQQAVLDKKLLDGWISEEELWACTSCRACVQECPVSIDHLDIINELRRDLVLMESRFPEEIQPALTSLERNGSPWAFSAADREKWTEGLNIRTMAEMAAEGEKPDILFWVGCAGSFDDRAKKITVAFARILQAANVKFAILGQEETCHGDPARRMGNEYLYQMLAKGVIETLDGYQVRTVVTFCPHCFHQMGKEFPDLGGHYEVIHHTEYIERLLSEGRVPLDTEHGQRLKVAYHDSCYLGRYNEIYDAPRNTLRKALPVVELVEPARTKSRGLCCGAGGGRMWMEETVGKRVNVERTEELLATGADQIAVACPFCMTMITDGVTGAGKDVPVLDIAEVVAGQLKAEVTA; via the coding sequence GTGACCTTGGCCAACGGAGTGTTTGCGGTCATCCTCGCCGGCGCGCTTGCGGTCTTTGCGCGCCAGGCGCAGCGCCTCGTGCGCTGGCTCAAGCTGGCCAAGCCGGAAGACCGTACAGACCATCCGGATATCCGGACGAAGAACTTCCTGCTCATCGGTCTCGCGCAGTCCAAGATTCTGCGCGAGCCGCTGGGCGGCATGATGCATGCCCTGGTGTTCTGGGGCTTCTGCGTGCTGGGCCTGGGCACGGTCGAAATCATGATCCAGGGGCTGTACACGCCCTTCACCTGGGACGTGATTCTGCCGCGCCTGCTGTATGTGCCCTACGTGTTCTCGCAGGAAATCTTCGCGGTCTTCGTGCTGCTGCCGGTGGGCTACCTGCTGTATCGCCGTCTGGTCATCAAGCCGCGGCGCTTTACGGTGGACGCCGTGCACAGCGGCGAAGCGGTGCTCATCCTGAGCGTGATTGCCACGCTCATGGTCACGCTGCTGCTGGTATTCGTGGGTGACGCCAAACAACCCGGCGCCGATATGGGCGGGCGGGTCATCACGTCCATGCTGCTGCCGCTCTTCGGCGGCATGAGTGCGGAAACGGCGCACACCATGGCGCGCGTATCGTGGTGGATTCATGCCCTGGGCATTCTGTGGTTCCTCAACCACCTGCCCAAGTCCAAGCACCTGCACGTCCTCTCGTCGCTCATCAACGTCTGGTTCTCCAACACCAGCGGGCCTGGGCGCGTTGGTGCCATGCGGCCCATGGATCTCGAGGCCGAAGACGCCGAGCAGTTTGGCGCCTCGGACATCGAGCATCTCACCTGGAAGAACCTGCTCGACGGCTATTCCTGCACGGAGTGCGGTCGTTGCACGGCCTCGTGCCCGGCCAATCTCACGGGCAAGCTGCTCTCACCGCGCATGATCGTGGTGAAAACACGCGCGCGCCTGACCGAGAAGGCCAGCGTGCTCGATGCCGTGGCCGAAAGTGGTGGAACGGCCACGGAAGAACAGCAGGCGGTGCTCGACAAGAAGCTGCTGGACGGCTGGATCAGCGAGGAAGAACTCTGGGCCTGCACGAGTTGCCGCGCTTGCGTGCAGGAGTGCCCGGTCAGCATCGATCATCTCGACATCATCAACGAGTTGCGTCGCGACTTGGTGCTCATGGAGTCGCGCTTCCCCGAGGAAATCCAACCCGCCCTCACCAGTCTCGAGCGCAACGGCAGTCCCTGGGCCTTCAGCGCCGCTGACCGCGAGAAATGGACGGAGGGGCTCAACATCCGCACCATGGCCGAAATGGCGGCGGAAGGCGAGAAGCCCGATATCCTGTTCTGGGTGGGCTGCGCCGGCTCCTTCGACGATCGCGCCAAGAAAATCACGGTCGCGTTCGCGCGCATTCTGCAGGCCGCCAACGTCAAGTTCGCCATTCTCGGACAGGAAGAAACCTGTCATGGCGATCCGGCGCGCCGCATGGGCAACGAGTATCTGTATCAGATGCTCGCCAAGGGCGTCATCGAAACACTCGATGGCTACCAGGTGAGGACCGTCGTGACCTTCTGTCCGCACTGCTTCCACCAGATGGGCAAGGAGTTCCCCGATCTGGGCGGGCACTACGAGGTCATTCACCACACGGAGTACATCGAGCGCTTGCTCAGTGAGGGCCGCGTGCCGCTCGACACCGAGCATGGTCAGCGCCTCAAGGTGGCCTACCACGACTCGTGTTATCTCGGCCGCTACAACGAGATCTACGACGCGCCGCGCAACACGCTGCGCAAGGCCCTGCCGGTGGTGGAGCTCGTCGAACCGGCGCGCACCAAGAGCCGCGGGCTCTGCTGCGGCGCGGGCGGTGGGCGCATGTGGATGGAAGAGACGGTCGGCAAGCGCGTCAACGTGGAGCGCACCGAAGAGCTGCTGGCCACGGGCGCCGATCAGATTGCCGTGGCCTGTCCGTTCTGCATGACCATGATCACCGACGGCGTCACGGGAGCCGGCAAGGACGTGCCGGTACTCGATATCGCCGAAGTGGTGGCTGGTCAGCTCAAGGCCGAAGTCACGGCTTGA
- a CDS encoding electron transfer flavoprotein subunit alpha/FixB family protein, whose protein sequence is MANVLVFAEVRGGELRKVALEAVTAGRALAEQSGGGQVHAVLAGAAGIADKAGALAQHGADTVLVLEHAGFAQYNPEALTATLAQKLQSGSYAYALFSATAQGRDLSPRVAARLGVGLAADLTGFTVEGGAVHGQHFNMNGKTIATLALTGTPAVLSVRPAAFQPAEAARALATEALAPAVDPAASRVKVVELKQGNAGKLDLNDAPVIIAGGRGLKAPEHFKLCEDMADAFGNAAVGATRAVTDEGWRPHSDQIGQTGRNVSPNLYIALGISGAIQHLAGMRTSKTIVAINKDKDAPIFKIADYGIVGDVFEIAPALTEAVKKAKAQG, encoded by the coding sequence ATGGCCAACGTTCTTGTATTCGCGGAAGTGCGCGGTGGTGAACTGCGCAAGGTGGCTCTCGAAGCCGTCACGGCCGGCCGTGCGCTGGCCGAGCAGTCCGGCGGCGGACAGGTGCACGCGGTGCTCGCCGGCGCGGCGGGCATTGCCGACAAGGCCGGCGCACTCGCGCAGCATGGCGCCGACACGGTCCTGGTGCTCGAGCATGCCGGCTTTGCGCAGTACAACCCCGAGGCCCTGACGGCCACGCTCGCGCAGAAGCTCCAGAGTGGCAGCTATGCCTACGCGCTGTTCAGCGCCACGGCGCAGGGCCGCGATCTCTCGCCGCGCGTAGCGGCACGTTTGGGTGTCGGTCTTGCCGCTGACCTTACCGGCTTCACGGTGGAAGGCGGCGCGGTGCATGGCCAGCACTTCAACATGAACGGCAAGACCATCGCCACGTTGGCGCTCACCGGCACGCCGGCCGTGCTCTCGGTGCGTCCGGCCGCGTTCCAGCCCGCCGAGGCCGCGCGTGCGCTCGCTACAGAGGCGCTGGCGCCGGCGGTCGATCCCGCCGCGTCGCGCGTGAAGGTGGTGGAGCTCAAGCAGGGCAACGCCGGCAAGCTCGATCTCAACGACGCCCCGGTGATCATTGCCGGTGGCCGCGGCCTCAAGGCGCCCGAGCATTTCAAGCTCTGCGAAGACATGGCCGATGCCTTTGGCAACGCCGCCGTCGGCGCAACGCGCGCCGTCACCGACGAAGGCTGGCGTCCGCACTCCGATCAGATCGGCCAGACGGGACGCAACGTCAGCCCCAATCTCTACATCGCGCTTGGCATCTCCGGCGCCATTCAGCATCTCGCCGGCATGCGCACGTCCAAGACCATCGTCGCCATCAACAAGGACAAGGACGCGCCCATCTTCAAGATTGCCGACTACGGCATCGTGGGTGATGTGTTCGAGATTGCACCCGCCCTCACTGAGGCGGTGAAGAAGGCCAAGGCACAGGGCTGA
- a CDS encoding electron transfer flavoprotein subunit beta/FixA family protein, whose protein sequence is MKIAVCIKRVPVMETKFAIAADGTRVDEAGLKYDVNDFDLWAIEAALQLKEKNNNAGEVVAISLGPDAAQEQIRKALAMGADRGVLLQAASIPADGLAIARALAAELKDGGYDLVLFGRIAIDSMNQMTGPMVAELLDLPCVTNVFKLDINGATGRAERALEGASEVVEFPLPALLTIDDGLNKERLPSLKGIMAAKKKPLDVKPAQLGQTAVSVAKMALPPERAAGRILGENADAVPELVRLLQTEAKVL, encoded by the coding sequence GTGAAGATCGCCGTGTGCATCAAGCGCGTCCCCGTGATGGAAACCAAGTTCGCGATCGCGGCCGACGGCACGCGCGTGGACGAAGCGGGGCTCAAGTACGACGTCAACGACTTCGACCTCTGGGCCATCGAAGCGGCCCTGCAGCTCAAGGAAAAGAACAACAACGCCGGCGAAGTGGTGGCCATTTCGCTCGGGCCCGACGCGGCCCAGGAGCAGATTCGCAAGGCGCTCGCCATGGGCGCAGACCGCGGCGTGCTGCTGCAGGCGGCGTCCATTCCGGCCGACGGCCTCGCCATTGCGCGGGCGCTGGCCGCTGAGCTCAAGGACGGCGGCTATGACCTCGTGCTCTTCGGTCGTATCGCCATCGACTCCATGAACCAGATGACGGGTCCGATGGTGGCCGAACTGCTCGACTTGCCGTGCGTGACCAACGTCTTCAAGCTCGACATCAATGGAGCCACGGGCCGCGCCGAGCGCGCACTCGAGGGCGCCAGCGAAGTGGTGGAGTTCCCGCTGCCCGCGCTGCTCACCATTGACGATGGGCTCAACAAGGAGCGCCTGCCGTCCCTCAAGGGCATCATGGCCGCCAAGAAGAAGCCGCTCGACGTCAAGCCGGCGCAACTCGGCCAGACGGCCGTCAGCGTGGCGAAGATGGCCCTGCCTCCGGAGCGCGCCGCCGGCCGCATCCTCGGCGAGAACGCCGACGCGGTGCCCGAACTCGTGCGTCTCCTCCAGACTGAAGCGAAGGTGCTCTGA
- a CDS encoding acyl-CoA dehydrogenase family protein, with amino-acid sequence MATDLQAAAAIAALPSVELKAHPGDLFNIDAALTEEERAIRDTIRQYVDEHILPIIGECYVEGRFPDELIPGLAELGVLGANLPEEYGCAGLSSVAYGLIMQELERGDSGIRSFCSVQGALVMYPIFAFGSEEQRRHYLPKLAKAELIGCFGLTEPDYGSNPSGMITRARQQADGSWIINGGKMWITNGSKADIAIIWAKTGDSTEDSSIRGFIVPTDTPGFQARDQKGKLSLRASDTSELVLTDVHVPATALLPNSNGLKSPLMCLTQARYGISWGVLGAALACFEEAVSYSKSRVMFDKPIGGFQIQQVRLADMLTEIVKGQLVSLHLGRLKDAGNFTPTQVSLAKRNNVDIATNIARETRRLLGGNGILAEYGAMRHMANLESVYTYEGTHDVHSLILGQAITGLNAFK; translated from the coding sequence ATGGCCACCGATCTCCAGGCAGCCGCCGCCATTGCGGCGCTCCCCTCCGTCGAACTCAAGGCCCATCCGGGCGACCTCTTCAACATCGATGCCGCGCTCACGGAAGAAGAGCGCGCCATTCGTGACACCATCCGGCAGTACGTCGACGAGCACATCCTGCCCATCATCGGCGAGTGTTACGTCGAAGGGCGTTTTCCCGACGAGCTCATTCCCGGCCTCGCGGAACTTGGCGTCCTGGGCGCCAACCTGCCCGAGGAGTACGGCTGCGCCGGCCTGTCGAGCGTGGCCTACGGCCTCATCATGCAGGAGCTCGAGCGCGGCGATTCCGGCATCCGTTCCTTCTGTTCGGTGCAGGGTGCGCTGGTCATGTATCCCATCTTTGCCTTCGGCAGCGAGGAGCAGCGCAGGCACTACCTTCCCAAGCTGGCCAAGGCCGAGCTGATCGGCTGCTTCGGACTGACGGAGCCCGACTACGGCTCCAATCCCTCCGGCATGATCACCCGCGCGCGCCAGCAGGCCGACGGCAGCTGGATCATCAACGGTGGCAAGATGTGGATCACCAACGGCTCCAAGGCCGACATCGCCATCATCTGGGCCAAGACCGGCGACAGCACGGAGGACTCGTCCATCCGCGGCTTCATCGTGCCCACCGACACGCCGGGCTTCCAGGCGCGGGATCAGAAGGGCAAGCTCTCGCTGCGCGCGAGTGATACGTCGGAGCTGGTGCTCACCGATGTACACGTGCCGGCTACGGCCCTGCTGCCCAACAGCAACGGTCTCAAGAGCCCGCTCATGTGCCTCACGCAGGCCCGCTACGGTATCTCCTGGGGCGTACTCGGCGCCGCGCTCGCCTGCTTCGAGGAAGCCGTCTCGTACAGCAAGAGCCGCGTCATGTTCGACAAGCCCATTGGCGGCTTCCAGATCCAGCAGGTGCGCCTCGCGGACATGCTCACGGAAATCGTGAAGGGCCAGCTCGTCTCGCTGCACCTCGGTCGCCTCAAGGACGCCGGCAACTTCACGCCCACCCAGGTGTCCCTGGCCAAGCGCAACAACGTGGACATTGCCACCAACATCGCGCGCGAAACGCGGCGTCTGCTCGGTGGCAATGGCATCCTGGCCGAGTATGGGGCCATGCGACACATGGCCAATCTCGAGAGCGTGTACACCTACGAAGGCACGCACGACGTGCACTCGCTCATCCTCGGTCAGGCCATTACCGGCCTGAACGCCTTCAAGTAA
- a CDS encoding SprT-like domain-containing protein — protein sequence MAANDTLQFGLFNAPDPEPVPGPISEPAAMAPEPDDQRPARGRTALRARTAVLFSRLEELGLRGVDTLVLMRTRRVMVSLIGRTLRVHEGYAEAPESVLRAVVAFAIARTKTERLAAREVILAHDVERAPAPRRQEPLRPGDLALMTQLSEAHRQLNRQHFGGALRDIPVRLSGRMATRLGHYDAGSRHTPPEIVLSRQHIVKHGWREAMHTLLHEMVHQWQHETSRPVDHGPEFRAKAREVGITPAARRDVTPLERRKRQVG from the coding sequence ATGGCCGCCAACGACACCCTGCAATTCGGTCTGTTCAACGCCCCCGACCCGGAGCCAGTGCCCGGGCCGATTTCCGAGCCGGCTGCCATGGCACCCGAGCCCGACGATCAGCGTCCGGCACGCGGTCGTACGGCTCTGCGGGCCCGCACGGCCGTATTGTTCTCGCGCCTCGAGGAGCTGGGATTGCGGGGCGTGGACACGCTGGTGCTCATGCGCACCCGTCGTGTCATGGTGTCGCTCATTGGTCGTACGCTGCGCGTGCATGAGGGCTACGCCGAGGCGCCGGAGTCGGTGCTCAGGGCCGTGGTGGCCTTTGCCATTGCGCGTACCAAGACCGAACGGCTGGCGGCGCGTGAGGTCATTCTTGCACATGACGTGGAGCGCGCGCCGGCCCCACGTCGACAGGAACCGCTGCGGCCCGGCGACCTCGCACTCATGACGCAGCTCAGCGAAGCGCATCGTCAGCTCAATCGCCAGCATTTCGGCGGGGCGTTGCGCGACATTCCCGTGCGCCTGTCGGGCCGCATGGCCACGCGGCTTGGGCACTACGACGCCGGTTCGCGACACACGCCGCCGGAAATCGTGCTGTCGCGCCAGCACATCGTGAAGCACGGCTGGCGCGAAGCCATGCACACGCTGCTGCACGAGATGGTGCATCAGTGGCAACACGAGACGTCGCGCCCCGTTGATCATGGCCCCGAGTTCCGTGCCAAGGCGCGCGAGGTGGGCATCACGCCGGCCGCGCGGCGCGATGTGACCCCGCTGGAACGCCGCAAGCGGCAGGTAGGCTGA
- a CDS encoding serine/threonine-protein kinase, translated as MTPAPTTGLPRGLEASFETVRLLGSGGMGAVYLVRDRFLDRLVALKILLAEEATPEHRERFLREARTSARLEHPHIIDVYRADETDGVVWFSMRYVNGESLGDRLRDRGPMSVSETVRVLREVTWGLAYAHARGVVHRDIKPDNILLDRDSGRAVLTDFGISRDAEQASTLTMHGHVLGSVHYMSPEQASGETVDGRSDIYALGCVAYHALAGRPPYDGSAQSVLVAHVTRPLPVLGDAVPGLPPALVRIVERCLAKEPSARYQTADNLAAELDSVLEQVAAAERAAADSEPGALLSEADALAIWQRAAQLQAEAAHRMERVAAPPTETSEEAEGYRVRAVEAAAVEAGISRQYVAIALAELRANSASGRQVTPVSARADRRMTLLMGTADRALSVSRVIPASPKDTLQALGAVFTSNPRNFTVQDTINGHPLDGGILRFRVPRMMEAYSNPMVAFSRENQLRYRLEQIELFDLNVTLQARGDARRPACEVVITGDLREGLRRNITWDLSMMGGASTLAFAGATKALGVMLGVGALTAAPLAGAAGVAMLAAGGTAMWYRWLFRKALAKAIDELNELLAEVERHLNQRTLFSAEGALGMGRSLTDESDAGR; from the coding sequence ATGACGCCCGCTCCCACCACCGGACTGCCCCGCGGACTCGAAGCCAGCTTTGAAACCGTGCGCTTGCTCGGCTCAGGCGGCATGGGTGCCGTATACCTCGTGCGGGACCGGTTTCTCGACCGCCTCGTCGCGCTCAAGATCCTGCTGGCCGAGGAAGCCACGCCGGAGCATCGCGAGCGCTTCCTTCGCGAAGCGCGAACAAGCGCACGATTGGAGCATCCGCACATCATCGATGTGTATCGTGCCGATGAGACCGACGGTGTGGTGTGGTTCTCCATGCGCTACGTCAATGGTGAGTCGTTGGGCGACCGGCTGCGTGATCGTGGCCCGATGTCGGTGAGTGAGACCGTGCGGGTGTTGCGTGAAGTCACCTGGGGTCTGGCCTATGCCCACGCACGTGGCGTCGTGCACCGCGACATCAAGCCGGACAACATTCTGCTCGACCGCGACTCGGGACGCGCGGTGCTCACCGACTTCGGCATATCGCGCGACGCGGAACAGGCCTCGACGCTCACCATGCACGGTCATGTGCTGGGCAGCGTGCACTACATGAGTCCCGAACAGGCGTCGGGCGAGACCGTGGACGGCCGCAGCGACATCTATGCGCTGGGCTGCGTGGCGTATCATGCGTTGGCCGGTCGCCCGCCCTATGATGGGTCGGCGCAGAGTGTGCTCGTGGCGCATGTCACCCGTCCGCTGCCGGTGTTGGGCGATGCGGTGCCGGGCCTGCCCCCTGCCCTGGTGCGCATCGTGGAGCGCTGTCTGGCCAAGGAGCCGTCGGCACGCTACCAGACCGCCGACAATCTCGCGGCCGAGTTGGACTCGGTGCTGGAACAGGTGGCCGCCGCGGAACGTGCGGCGGCGGACTCCGAGCCGGGCGCGCTGCTCTCCGAGGCCGATGCGTTGGCGATCTGGCAGCGGGCAGCGCAGCTGCAGGCCGAGGCGGCACACCGCATGGAGCGCGTAGCCGCCCCGCCCACCGAGACCAGCGAGGAGGCCGAGGGCTACCGTGTGCGTGCCGTCGAAGCGGCGGCCGTGGAAGCCGGGATCTCGCGACAGTACGTGGCCATTGCGCTGGCCGAACTGCGCGCCAACTCGGCATCCGGTCGTCAGGTCACGCCCGTGTCGGCACGTGCCGATCGCCGCATGACGCTGCTCATGGGTACGGCCGACCGCGCACTGTCGGTGTCGCGCGTCATTCCTGCATCGCCAAAGGACACGCTGCAGGCGCTGGGCGCGGTGTTCACGTCGAACCCGCGCAACTTCACCGTGCAGGACACCATCAATGGCCACCCGCTCGACGGCGGCATTCTGCGCTTCCGCGTACCGCGCATGATGGAGGCGTACAGCAACCCCATGGTGGCGTTCTCCCGTGAGAACCAGTTGCGCTACCGGCTCGAGCAGATCGAACTGTTTGATCTCAATGTGACGCTGCAGGCGCGCGGCGACGCACGCAGGCCGGCCTGCGAGGTGGTCATCACCGGCGACCTCCGTGAAGGACTGCGCCGCAATATCACGTGGGACCTGTCCATGATGGGCGGCGCCAGTACGTTGGCCTTTGCCGGTGCCACCAAGGCGCTTGGAGTCATGCTTGGTGTTGGCGCGCTAACGGCTGCACCGTTGGCCGGTGCAGCCGGCGTGGCCATGCTGGCGGCTGGTGGCACGGCCATGTGGTATCGCTGGCTGTTTCGAAAGGCGCTCGCCAAGGCCATCGACGAGCTCAACGAACTGCTGGCCGAGGTGGAGCGTCATCTCAACCAGCGCACGCTCTTCAGCGCCGAGGGGGCGTTGGGTATGGGGCGTTCGCTGACTGACGAGAGCGACGCGGGACGCTGA
- a CDS encoding metallophosphoesterase family protein: MRVLHCSDLHCGRPFVAAHVEAALDLARGTRWDAIVMSGDVSQRARVHEFREARVWLDRFAACAPLMVVPGNHDTAWWHAPFGWGEAQTLHARYREHVNTELEPALHLPGVSLVGLNSSLGMLPAALTWYPRDWRVKGGLTQAQIDVARRKLAGAPPDSLRIAVVHHNVVKGRLSKRWGLARPQVQLDALAALDVDVVCSGHDHEERLELVTRATGQFVASTANTLSNRMRGHRPSAVTVIEASASALALRAWPYDATARAYVPGPLELSVPRRSRQSANAPYPTPPRR, from the coding sequence GTGCGCGTCCTGCATTGCTCCGACCTCCACTGCGGACGGCCCTTCGTGGCGGCGCATGTGGAGGCGGCGCTCGATCTCGCGCGCGGTACGCGCTGGGATGCGATTGTCATGTCGGGTGACGTTTCGCAGCGCGCCCGCGTGCACGAGTTCCGCGAAGCGCGCGTGTGGCTCGACCGCTTTGCCGCCTGTGCCCCTCTCATGGTGGTGCCCGGCAATCACGACACGGCCTGGTGGCATGCGCCGTTCGGCTGGGGCGAGGCACAGACACTGCATGCGCGCTATCGTGAGCACGTCAACACTGAGCTGGAACCGGCGCTGCATCTGCCTGGCGTGTCGCTCGTGGGACTCAATTCCTCGCTGGGCATGCTGCCAGCCGCGCTCACGTGGTACCCGCGCGACTGGCGCGTGAAGGGTGGCCTTACCCAAGCGCAGATCGACGTGGCGCGCCGCAAGTTGGCGGGTGCGCCGCCTGACAGTTTGCGCATTGCCGTGGTCCATCACAACGTCGTGAAGGGACGGCTGTCGAAGCGCTGGGGCCTCGCACGCCCACAGGTGCAGCTCGACGCGCTCGCCGCTCTCGACGTGGACGTCGTCTGCTCCGGCCATGACCACGAGGAGCGGCTCGAGCTCGTCACCCGCGCAACCGGACAGTTTGTGGCCAGCACGGCCAACACCCTGTCCAACCGCATGCGCGGTCATCGGCCCAGCGCGGTCACGGTCATTGAGGCCAGTGCCAGCGCACTCGCTCTGCGCGCCTGGCCCTACGACGCCACGGCCCGGGCGTATGTACCGGGGCCGCTCGAACTCAGCGTCCCGCGTCGCTCTCGTCAGTCAGCGAACGCCCCATACCCAACGCCCCCTCGGCGCTGA
- a CDS encoding isocitrate/isopropylmalate dehydrogenase family protein, whose product MATPVTLIPGDGIGPSIADATVRILAAAGADIEWDRQVAGMAGVARWNDPIPEATLDSIKRTRLALKGPLETPVGEGFRSINVALRKTFDLYANVRPAYTIVPGRFDNIDIVLVRENTEGLYIGVEHYVRIGDDPKAAAESVAIITREGSERIVRYAFEYALAHGREKVTLVHKANILKFSQGLFLDVGRMVAAEYAGRVQFEERIIDAMAMHLVMRPEQFDVVVTTNLFGDILSDEISGLVGGLGLAPGANIGKNAAIFEAVHGTAPDIAGKNIANPGALVLAACMMLEHMGDWERAKRIRTAFETTIREGQVLTRDLGGTASTDEFTNAVIAKLG is encoded by the coding sequence ATGGCTACTCCCGTCACCCTCATCCCTGGCGATGGCATTGGCCCGTCCATCGCCGACGCCACCGTTCGCATCCTCGCCGCGGCCGGCGCCGACATCGAGTGGGACCGCCAGGTGGCCGGCATGGCCGGCGTGGCGCGCTGGAACGATCCCATCCCCGAGGCCACGCTTGATTCCATCAAGCGCACCCGCCTCGCGCTCAAGGGGCCGCTGGAGACGCCGGTGGGCGAAGGTTTCCGCTCCATCAACGTGGCGCTGCGCAAGACCTTCGACCTCTACGCCAATGTGCGGCCGGCCTACACCATCGTGCCGGGCCGTTTCGACAACATCGACATCGTGCTCGTTCGCGAAAACACCGAGGGGCTCTACATCGGCGTCGAGCATTACGTGCGCATTGGTGACGACCCCAAGGCAGCGGCCGAGTCGGTAGCCATCATCACGCGTGAAGGCTCGGAGCGGATTGTGCGCTATGCCTTCGAATACGCCCTGGCGCACGGCCGCGAAAAGGTCACGCTGGTGCACAAGGCCAACATCCTCAAGTTCTCGCAGGGCCTCTTCCTCGATGTCGGCCGCATGGTGGCCGCCGAGTACGCGGGTCGTGTGCAGTTCGAGGAGCGTATCATCGACGCCATGGCCATGCATCTCGTCATGCGTCCCGAGCAGTTCGACGTCGTGGTCACCACCAATCTGTTTGGTGACATCCTCTCCGACGAAATCTCGGGTCTTGTGGGTGGCCTAGGCCTCGCGCCTGGCGCCAACATCGGAAAGAACGCCGCCATCTTCGAGGCGGTGCACGGCACGGCGCCCGACATCGCGGGCAAGAACATCGCCAACCCCGGCGCGTTGGTACTCGCCGCCTGCATGATGCTCGAGCACATGGGTGACTGGGAGCGCGCCAAGCGCATTCGCACGGCTTTCGAAACCACCATTCGCGAGGGCCAGGTGCTCACGCGCGACCTCGGCGGCACCGCGTCGACCGACGAATTCACCAACGCCGTCATCGCCAAGCTTGGCTGA